In Chlamydia serpentis, the following are encoded in one genomic region:
- a CDS encoding uroporphyrinogen-III synthase, translating into MTLYLGFNQKTARSYRAHHLPILTLCPYAKSVPQNKRALHFLPQATHIILTSPSSAQLFLSRMTQLAHKDTLIKTKEYLCLGVATKERLLSLLPKASYNVATQEIAEGFLPLLEVLPPTSRILYPHSALARPVIKNFLYKKFTFFSYSHYTVRPRKFKKTFFSSYKKIIFTSPSTVRAFAKIFPEFPEKIYWCQGPITFQEFQKFSHLPATLLVKASS; encoded by the coding sequence ATGACCCTCTATTTAGGATTCAATCAAAAAACGGCTCGCTCATACCGAGCTCACCATCTTCCTATTTTAACTCTTTGCCCTTATGCAAAAAGCGTTCCACAAAATAAACGAGCTCTTCATTTCCTTCCACAAGCAACACATATAATTCTCACTAGCCCCTCATCAGCCCAACTCTTCCTTTCTAGAATGACTCAACTTGCTCATAAAGATACACTTATTAAAACAAAAGAGTATCTTTGCTTAGGAGTAGCTACTAAGGAAAGACTCCTCTCCCTGCTGCCAAAAGCCTCATATAACGTAGCAACTCAGGAAATTGCTGAGGGTTTCTTACCTCTGCTAGAGGTTCTTCCCCCTACATCGCGGATTCTCTATCCACATTCGGCACTTGCGAGGCCTGTTATCAAAAATTTTCTTTATAAAAAATTTACTTTCTTTTCTTATTCTCACTACACAGTAAGGCCTAGAAAATTTAAAAAAACTTTTTTTTCTTCATATAAAAAAATTATCTTTACAAGTCCTTCGACTGTAAGAGCCTTTGCTAAAATCTTCCCAGAATTTCCTGAAAAAATCTATTGGTGCCAGGGACCTATTACTTTCCAAGAATTTCAAAAATTTTCCCACCTTCCCGCAACTCTTTTAGTGAAAGCATCTTCGTGA